ATTGAATACTCACTCGTTTGTTTATCCCCCAAAACAGGATTATCCTCTCATCGTTTAGCAACCGGCGACGGAGCACATGGCGCAGGGCGTCAAGTGAGAGTTGTACGCCAAATCAGCAGCAGACTTCAACCATGACATCATGCACATGTAACAGTGCATTATTTATCAACTTCTATCTCTGGGTTAGTCACCTCCTCCATACCGTCAGACCCCCTGTACTAAGTCAGGTGGTGAGACTGACCATTTTAGGAAGAAAAATTCAGGATATAGATTTCGGAGTTACTCTATAGGCTTGTTGCATATAACTGAAAAAGTGTAccaaaaaatgtattgattatgtaGTCAAAATGTCCTACAGGTCTATTTGAAGAACCATACtattgttttgcatgtttttgtctATTTCCAACTATATTTATACATTAGTTTAATGTGGTGTCGATATATTTCAATAGACTGTGGATTCGAAACATGCTTTAGAACTGCTTCAATTTTTGTCTAAGTTATGTTACTGCCGCTGTAATACAATTATAAAGAGATAGCAGCGATGTAATGTATgtgatttacattaaaaaacacatacatttaattattaccGTATTATAAATGCTCTGcagaatttaatgtttaatttcttCACAGTGGTCAGTCatatctttctatttttttgtgcaGTATTAGATCATCTCTAATAGCTGCTAATTTATAGTCCATTAAACAAGTGCAttattgcttttttcttttactaccCTCAAAGTGTTTCAGCTtccaatttttttaaacatttattcagGCAGCAAAATGGAATGAAATCGTTTTGGAACAGAACaggtttacatttttacaaactATAAGTCTCAGCCCATCATAATTATAAATAGGCTATAGCCCTGTTTTACTCCTGGAAACAAGAATACACCCACAAGCATGACTTCATTTGTGGTTAGGGCTAACTGCGCTGTTCGTTTCACACTACAATTACCTAATGTACAATCTTTTGTTGGCGAATGATGTCAGGGGTCAAAAGGTCTATCAAACAATGCAAGGAATATGGCAGAATAAACAATATGCTGTTGACAGAATGTTCCCATGATGGACATACTTGAATCAGAATTTATATGTGTTGCACTCTGTGTCATTCACATTGGTCAGTTTTTCACACGCTCCCATTATtgctttgttggttttgtttttcagcaggcCAGATGGTGGGTGTTTACttcaaactgtaaaaaacaaGATATAGGTACCAGTACATGTTTAGGACCCTATTGAGCAAGGATAGCACACAACTATAATGATATATACATTGATCTGTTCCACAGGCCTTGAAATCAGTTTTCAGTCCTGAACGTTAGCTGCTGTCTCATCACCTCTTCTGGTGAAGCCTGCCTAACCCTGCTCTTAATTGGTAAACACAGGGGCTCAAGTGGCCTACACATGCCACTAGGTTTTAAGACCAGCTCGGACAATGGCTTTTTCCTGCAGTTTAAGGCCTCACCCTGTTTGTCTAAGTCTACACTTGGATAAAATAAAGCACACATTTATTGGATGACAACTATTATTGATAATCATTCATATTTGGGATTTTATTGAATTCTGAGTTCATTTTTGGTATCTTGTTATTTCACTTTTCCCAGTCAAgtggcaggtgtgtgtttatgtgacaATGGCATGGGGGTGTGGGTGAGTTGGTCTGGGGGCGTGACTTTCCTTACGCAAGAGCGTGATGACGAAGGCAATCATAGCAACCAGCATGGCGACGGAGAAGCTTTGCTCCTCCGCCCAGCTTCTTATAAGCTAGTTTTAGGCTGTTGCCTTTCCGGTACTTGATTATCTTTCAGCgttaacatgtttacagttaaGTACACTGTTGTTTCCGGATGTATCCAAGCTCTGCCGTTGCTTCTCCAGAATCTTTCGTCGGAAAATGGGATACGATGAATTTAACATTACCATGGAATCGAGAATAGGTATGCAATTACTGTTAGCATTAgcaagctagttagctagcttaaCTGttaagcagcagcaggaagcaaATTCAACTTGTTTCGGCTGTTATCTGAAGATAAACTCTTGGTGACTGTGTTTATACTCGCTAATGTGGCTTCCATTTCATGTTAACAATGGTCAGCCTTTACTGGATTTAACTGCTTGTTCTCAAGACTTAGGTTAGGTTAAATCCATAACCAAGACCGTGACTTGACGGTGACGTCTATCACGATGCTTCAGTTAAAGTTAACGTTAATTTATGTTGGTGTCGTGAGAACGGTAcgtttacaaatatacatatataaaggTGAACATAGGAAATCACTTGAACCTTTATGACCCAAATGCTTGCTTGATGATTGGCatatgtattatttaagaaTGTATTAAAACGGTTGAGTATTGTATTACTTCTCAACGGGAGTCAACATGTCCATATCTATCTATGTTTATTTTAGGGAGTGTATCATCTGGATTGGGGTGCAGTCTTGGTGTGAGaggacaacatttaaaaagtagcCGTAAGTATTAGTATGTGCTGATATTATAATGAGAATTAAGTCAACTGAAGTAATGGCCATTTGTAAGATGAGAGCTTAATTTTATGGTATGTTGTTCTTTGTGTTGCAATTTTAGCTTTCTGCACTCCCTCCTCCAGCAAATTGACACAGTCCATCATTAAAGATCACATGGTGTCTCATTACAAAAAGGTCTACTCAGCTAAAGGTGAGCTACATGGCAAGGGTACTAATGATTCTTAAATTGTCAAATTTAGTAGAACAAACATATTCAGtgcatgcatatataatatCCTTATATCTTGAATGGGTTAAAACATGTATCTCTATTGcataataatttgattaaaGATGTTCCAACTTTGCCTTGTTCCACAGCTGCCATTGATGTCTCAGTACCCAAAAGCTTGATACACAGTGTCAAGTGTAAGTACTCAATCATCAAAGATTAAATTATGAATTCAACTCAACACATTTTCCCTGTTTAAAGGACCATACATTTCTTGGCACATTTTGTGTTAACAATATTTCTAATTTTAGCACACCCACAGTGGCTTCTAATAGCATTGTAATTATGTTAAATACTTGTAACCATTAACAGTTAGTTGGTGTCTCAGTGGTAATCACAATCAAAGACCAACATTTTCTCTTTGAGCTCACTATCGTTAAGGAAGACATGAATGTCTGTGCTGTCACAATCAATCTCTTGACCCTCTCATACTTTGCAGATAAGTGCAGTAAGTATTTGCCTATTTTAGACTATTTTCTCTGTCCATTCACTTTGTCATTGCCTCTTAACAGACAATGACCAGATCCGACAGGAGCGGTTGAGGAAAGGGGGGCGTCCTCAGTCGGcccactctctctcacagacgAATAGCAGAGCCTCCTGCTCTTCATCCCAGGTAAGAAATCAAGGCAGGATCACTGATGTGTTTCTCATTGCCTTATATGATGCCATCTTATCTTAAACAGAAAATATGGCATTGCCTGACCAGCAAACTTGATTATTTCAATACAACATATTTGCTTTTCAGAGTAGATTATCTGTGCAATATGATGACAGCCCCTACCTCTGCGCAAGGAGTTCCACAGTCTCCAGCCCAAgattcatctcctccttccatGCCAAGGAGATAGTTTATCCATCGTTTAAAGTTGGGTCTCAGAACCATTCTCATCACATTCGGCCAGCATCAGAAATAAAATACCATAGCCCGGAGGCAACATcacacaggaagcagtcagCGTGTTCACTGGGAGCTTCAGGAGATCAGAGTTACTACAAGACTTTCCAGGACCCGGTCCAGAAGACGTACAGCGGAGACTTGCTCCAGAAACATTCACAGCACTTTACCCATGACAAACCTTTCACCCCTAAGACCCTGAAATCAGAAAAGAGTTCATACCTGTCGCAATATCGCTACTACAGAGCACCACGGAGGAAACCTACTCAGGATAGCACCAACTCAAGGTTAATGCGACAGGAGACGTATCATGGAAGGTACTTACCGAACGTCTCAGTGAGAAAGAGATATGTGTCTTTAAAACAATTGTCTTAACATGTACAACGTGTGCACTGTGttcaaaataatttaattctATTATTGTTATGCAGCACAAAAACCAAGGAATGCCCACAGGACATTTCTGAGCCATCTCAGGTAATTCTGAGGACTTTCTAATGCGTCGAACAATAGCATTGCTTTCACTGCACTTTTCAAAAAGCActtcatatatactgtatatgatatgGTTTATACCAGGCCTAAACACTGATCCATGCCTTATGTGTTATCACATAACAATTTCAGTGAAGATGAGTGCAATAACTTTAGTCTGATGACAATCTGTGGCACAGCATCCAAGTAAAGACCATGAAAGATTGTGGGGTATAACTTATTTGTTGCTTATGTCAGTAATCcttgaatgtttttattctcttttaaaCCATAAAGAACTAAAGTGTTTCAGCCACATTAAACATTTGCTCATGAGACAGCCTTGACAATATTGAATATGTCTTCTCAATATGTTTTTCAGGGATTTAATACAGAGCATGAGTGGTCTGAAGATGAGTTCAATGGCACATATTTCTCAGCATCTCGGCAACAGAGTCAAGCAAACCAGAGCAGAGAACATGATCTTTTTGACTCCTCATCCAGGTAAAATCATAAAGGGGAATTACCATGTTGCATTCATAGTGTATAAATCATTTGaacaaataatttaatttttataGGTTCTCGCCAAAAGGCAGGAAATCTCCCATTATGAAGAGTGTATCTGCAGAGTAAGTTCTCTTTGCCCAACGTTAAATCCTCATACTGCTTTCAATTTATATGGTAGAAAGCTATTGCCATACATTTAAGGATTTGACAATACTGTAGATGCTTCTGAGAATCTTAAAAACCCTGTCAATGGCTCCATGAATTTAATAATTCTCATCTGTTGTTAAACAGGGAAGAAGAATTAATGTACCTTGAATTCATTTCTGCGGTAACAGAGGACATATTGTCCAGGGCGTACATCTCTGACAggtttgtcattttgtttctccACTCTCTGACTATGAACTAGAAGACTGCTTTATGTTAGCTTTCAGAAATGTAGAGCACACATGCAGCCTGGATGGCACTTTCCTAATAGCTATAAGTGTCTCATAATGGAGTATATGGTTAAACAGTTAGTTGCTAGTCtcattgtctgtgtttttgtcctctGCAAGGTTCCTAGACCGGGTGATAAAGCGCCATATCGACATGAATCGGCATCACCTTGATGTGGTGAGTGGCCTATATAACTTTGTGCAGAATACCAAATGTGTCAAGCAAGTCTTGTTTAAGTGTTAGGATTACAGCTTTAAGTAAAgatgtgaaaacattttaaaaggttgtCACAATTTCTGCATCGTTTTTGGATCTAGGGTAAAATGCGCCATCTTCTGGAAGTTCTACGTAAAGATTTTGAAGAGTCAACCAACACGCCCACCTCTAGTACGGAGCctgaaaaaaaggagaatgatCTACTTGATTCGTTCCTACCACATCTGGAATCAGGGGGGGAAGAAGTGAAGACCAAAAAGGACAGTGGCCTGTTCCCATATGCATCAATAATCGAACACTGCAATACGGCAGATTATGCTGACCCCCTATTGGTCTCGACACCTTTATGCTCTCCTGAGACGACTGCGGTCTCACCAATTAAAGcaaatgaagaggaaggagtagaTGACAATCGGGAGAGGGGCATTGGCTCTCCATGGCTCGGTGAGCCTGTTTCTGATAATGCAGGAATCGGTGACGAGGATCCTCAAACTCAAATTGGCACTACAAGCAAAGAAGTCAGCGATGAAAACCATGAATACAATACTATAACCAGTGAAGAAAGAGTCCATCGAGACCAAGCTGAAGTCAGTTATGATGGACAAACTAAAGAGCTTGAGGATCTGGGGAGAAGTTTGTCAGAGTCGCTTCATGTGTCTAGCAATACACACCAAGACAATGCGGAGACGGCCACTGAGCAACATACAGATACGGTTGCCTCGGTCAGCGATGATGAATTCTGAGCTTTGCGGTATTCAGAGTTTGATGgtcctttttaatgtttttcttaccAAGTGAGTATTTTCCGATagagaaatgtaatgaaaattaaaatgtctgaaaGTGTAGTTTTGTAAATGTGAATTAACACGAGTTGTGTTTCCCATGTTTTAAAAGCCCCACCCATATGGTGCTGTAGTTCTAttctgcttttaaaaatatttgtacatAAGCACGGCATTTTCATATAACAGGGTTTTTGCAAGTACACCAGAGAAACATACTAACCGTAGTGTAATGCTCGATATATTTTCTAAATTATGGGAACTAGTATGATTATCAACTTTGCAAAGGATAGCCCATCACACCTACACTGATGTCATAAAGTGGGATTAGTGGTATCCTTTAGTTTGAGTGGATTGCAGTGGTATCCCCAGGCAGTTTTAAGTATGTGTGCAGCTGCTGTTTACATTTCCAGATTTCTAGAAGAAATGCTTTTGTTCTAAGGAAACTTCAATTTTTCAGTGTTTGACTTGACATATGCCTCTGAGATGTAGCTAGGAGTTGACTGTTGCCAGAAAGTGTCTTTACAACTGCAATAAATCTTCTATTCTTGTGATTATTGTCTCTGATCATTGAGACTATATAACAAATGGGTTATTCAACCTGCAGCCAGCAGCAAAACTGACAATATTAGCATTTGAGGACTGTAACTTGAGCCATTTTGCAATCAATTAGGGACTCAAGAAAGAGGGGAGCTGGTTCCTTCAACTATTGAGACACAgtttctgtgtttgtctttgccATTGACAGTGTTGCTGATACTTTAGAAGATATTTGCTCTAGATGATATGTGCACACCTCTATTTACAGTATGAATATGCAAACATTGCATGAAATTGGTCTCATAGCTCTCGGGTCAACCCTTCTTGGTGAAAATGGTTCTGTTACAACCATCCCAGGTCTCCCctacatatgtgtgtatctgtggcGGCCCCAATGGGTTGGGCTCAGAAGACTTTAGCAGGCTTATTCCCATGTCTGAAGATATCTACCAAGAGGTATGAATGATGCATTAGTTATTGCTTTGTCCAATCTGATTGGTTAGTTGCACCTGCAGTTACTCTACCTGCCTGCATTTTGAATGCTCCGTTTTTAAGCATTTTgtttaataatttgttttacGTGTACTGTGAGGTACATTGTGGCAGTTGTGCATGAAATACAATTGAAAGCTAATGATGATTTGTAGATGTGATGTGTAGTAAAAGACCAAGCTATATGGGCAACATTGGATTTTCAATAAATGTGTGACTGGCTTAATGTGAGCAGGGTTTCTATGGCAACGCTTTTCATCAGCTGAGTCACAGTGCTCTCACCGCCAGAAGACATGTTATGGTAGCCCCACAGCCCAATACTTTGAAATGGCTtagtccaacaacaaaaaaacagtttttgcCTGGGGTGCCTCCCCATAAGGATGATTAACTTTTTATTAGGCGGGTATGAAATGGTACATTATTACAGTTATGGTTCTGTATATCACAAACAAAAGATCTGCACTGTATTCAAAGCTCCAACCAATTTTAATTGCACGCGGTTTCAATCTAACGGAAATCGTTGCCAGTCATTATCAAATCACCACCACAGGGCAGAACGGGCAATAGCAGACATAAACACTCGGGTGATTGTGCAGGCTCGAGTCGATCTAATTGGCCCAATAAAAGCAGAGTGAAATGACGCTGTCTGACACGCTCACATGGGGACAGGGCGCCTCTATGAAAAGGGAACGAGAAACATCAAGATCAATATCATAAATCACATGAAAAACTATTATCCTATAAACTACtatatagaaaaataataaatatcaatatattgatATCCTTGCTAAGCACGGGAAGAACACATGACAATTCCTCCTATCCGTATCATTGTGTGCAAATcaagtttttaaatgttttaatgttcagCTTCTCGCCGATGGCCAGATGCAGCAGCTGTGGAACTGAAAGAAATCCCtggagggaagagaaagaaagaagtcagGTTTCTTGCAAACTTTCCATTCTCGTTGTACCTATTTCCTATACGCATTCACAGTCTATTCCATTtcgtctgtttaaaaaaaaaatgtttttcaactTATTAGGCAATATTTTAATAACCACAATGATCCAATCTTCTCTTCAGGGATGCATTTAAAAACCAAATGacatttaaacctaactaaattaTAAACGTAGAAGTGAGACCGTGTCGCAAGATACAGAGGGGGACTCTTTAATCATTGCATCATATTCTGTGTTTGCGATTCCAGCTGTCAGTCGATTTAAAAGGTAAAAAGACAGGTCAACGACCAGCAGCTCCAGGCAGCTGTCCCATTTCTGGCATTTTCACCGCTCGGCATTCCAGCTGTCTGATGTCATGGCTCTGAAAACCTCCGTGTATTCCTCCGCCACAGAGGCACTATACTGCATTGTGAAGCGTATGTATCCCCTCACAAAAGTGCAGCAAACCATATATTTTGTATGCATTAATTCAAAAGCCGGAGTACAGTCCAACATAAATTGGAGATGTGTTACTTTCTGAAGCGCAGTCATTATTAGAGTTATAGAGCCGCGGATGTATACGGAATACGCTTGTTGCTCTTCTAATCCCAGGAAGCGAAACACGCTCGGAACTTGAGTGAAGTGTCGGACCAAGAGGCATGGGGCGCTGCGTTAGTTTGGATCCTCTAACAAACTACTGACTATTGGGCTGtctccacttaaaaaaaaaaactcaactgGTAATCCGTTGAGCTTGATGGCGGAATCCCCCAGGACCGACTCTTAGTTGGactacacatttacatttgatgGCTAACGGTAATGTTAACGTTTTTTTACCCCCCGAAATATTTACCGGCTACGTCAGCTTCCCAAGGGTGCCGTCTATTTACTGGAACGTGCGTTAGCGCCCTAGCGATAAAGCTAATTTAGCGCTGGTTGTTTTTTAACGGTTAAAGTTTAGGATTCACTCAAACTTCCGCTGAAAAGTAGCTCGTTAGGCAGGGAAATGTCCAATGTCAGGAACAAACGTTCCCtcctgttttaaaatgtaagttACGCTAAAATTACTTCATTTATAACGTTGTAATAAAATGGATGCATGTTTGAGATGGAAAGCAGCGGGGATTTTGCACTCATCGACAGTAACGTAATGAAACAGGTCGTTTGGGTGAGACTATTCACTGGAAGGGGATTCATCTCGCCACAATCTTGGAAAATAATTTGCGATTCGACAACGCTAATTACACAGATTAGATAACATGCTAGTAATTTCCGACTACTAGTAAATtgcatttaatgtattttgtaagTTGTAATGCTTTGGTAGCATATCCGAGGGAGCCAAGTcgggtaaataaaaaaacaaaaaaacgccGCATTTAAGAGGATTAGCGTTACTTTACGGTAAGTGTTGTGTGTCTGGTTAGGCGTctgttgcagggtgggggatacTTTATACAAAAGTATCGTAACATATTCTACAGTGATGAGCATTCACCCGGTTTTGCATCCCTCTCCTTTTCCGCCAGCCTTTCTTGTTAATTGTCGTGTTTTGGAGATGCATTGAGGTGTTTCTTCTCATTTATTCCCCAGATCTGTCTGTTGATGATGAACCTTGTGGCCTGTGACGTTCACACAGTATTCGAGGGGACAGCAAGGAGAATACTTTCTCTGGACTAAGTGAAGACCTCCCTCTTGAAGAAGTGTGAAACATGCCCTTGCCATTTGGCTTAAAACTCAAAAGGACTCGAAGGTATACTGTTTCAAGCAAGAGCTGTCTTGTCACTCGGATTCAGCTGCTCAATGGAGAGTTTGTTGAGTTTACACTTTCAGTGGAGAGCACGGGGCAGGAATGTTTGGAAGCAGTTGCTCAGAGACTTGAGTTAAGAgaggtatgtatgtatgtattttcatGCAAAATTGTATACAAAATTGTTCTTTCTTGTATACTTTTCTTTACTCACCACAGTGACACCGAAATAACCAGTTGGTCATTGTcaaattttatatatatatatatatatatatatatatatcgttacatttaattaatacatCTCTCGTAATCTCTGTCTTCCGTATGACATGATTTAGGAATTTGTCAATCACATACATTAGTGCTAACTTATGTGTAACCAACTCATCGTGCAGATTAGCAGACATATTTGGCACCCAAACACAAGTGCCAGCTCTCTCAGAGCATGGACAACATGACCGAGAAAAGTAGGATGGAATAATGTACCGAACTTCACGTCTGCATTTGGTCGCTGTGGTCACACAGTGAAAGCCACCTGTTGGACATGAGCTGaaagagatgctgtcatttcCAGTTGCACCTCAAATCAACAGTAGAGGCTTCTAAATAAACGGGCACCCTGGCCTAGTCTGAACTTGCACTATAAAACTGTTTTGGCTGGGTAATCTAGCAATGCTTTATTTGTCTTTGGTCTGGTTAACAGTGCCACTGACAGGCCTCCACCCTCATTTAGAGTTCTTCTTGTATGCACAGGGGAAAacgtattgtttgttttttgatgtCGCAGGGGTTGTTTGAGAACCACATGATTTCACAGTCAGTCTTTGGTAGGAATGTCATTCAGGTTGTGTTGATCGATGATGGAATGAGATTTGTTTTGGTACCAAGATAATTCTTTTTCCAGTGATCAGACAACCAAAGTTCACTGACACCCTTTAACCAGTGCTACATGGGTTAATAGAGCCTGTGTTTGAACATCTATGTTGATTCAGCTTCAGCCTGGTGTTGGTACCATTTAATGAGGACCatcattttgtttacatttgaatGTAGGCAATTTACTTTCAGAGAAATTAGATGCCCCAacatttgtcttgtttttgtctaggttataaaataaaaacaccagcGTAATGTTGACATAATATTTATTCATAGTTGCTAACCACTGCTGTGTAGTGTGACGCAGTCATGTTATTGTCTCGTTGTGGTTTGAGAGTGGCTGCATATCACAACAAGTCTCTTTCAGCTAAACTGTCTTTGATCAACAACGAGCCTCAGGTTACTTTTCTTACCAGTGTTCATTGTGAGATGTTCAGACAGTCACAAGACTGAACAGAAGGGCCAACAGCCTATAAATCTAGATGAGTTACTCATGGCTGAGTTTTCAGGCCTATATATGTTTTGAATGTTATGTTGATTATTAGAAGATCACCTATAGATGTGTGCGCCAAACAGGAGAGACGTGACATTGATCTCAAGCAGTTACATATTATTGTTCTAAAGTTTGATATGTCATACATGTGATTGTTCATTCCTGCTAGTTTGCAATATATATAGTAAAACCTCAATTGTTTGGCAAGATATTCTAGATGTCTTCGAAGTTCCTTGATCACAGTGCTGTTCAGGTGTAACATTTGTGCTTCCTTTCTTTGCTTGTTAGATAACATACTTCAGCCTGTGGTACTTCAACAAGCAGAACCAGCAGAGATGGATTGACTTAGAGAAACCGCTGAAAAAGCAGCTGGACAAGTACGGGCTGGAGCCCACCGTTTACTTTGGAGTCGTGTTTTACCTACCCAGTGTCACCCAACTGCAACAGGAGATCACAAGGTGATGCTCCATCAGTGACATGAGGTGTCTTGTCTAAGGCCCTTATTAGCTTAGTGACTATTaagttatacattttatttatgaaatgaGTGCCAACAAAGTTTAGAGTAACAAAGGGTCTTTTTTATGTGTCTGTATAGCTCACAAAAAGCAGCTCAGGTGCACCCCTTGAACCATATGCCAGATTATAGTGATGTCTTTTTACCGCTTCCGATCTATTTCCTTTTAGTACTTTAATTCAAGCAGAGCGGTCTCAAGTATTCATCATTTAATTATGTCGTACATTATTTGAATAGTGCTGCACTTTGCTCGGTTTGCTCTTTAATGACTGTTTAGCCATTTCTGCTAACCCGAATGAAGTCGTCATATTTGGTGGTTGGCTGCTTGTCTATTGGCCACTTCTAAGTGACCTTGTCTTTCTCCACAGATATCAGTATTACCTACAACTAAAGAAGGATGTTCTGGAGGGCAGGATCTCGTGCTCACTAGAACAAGCTATCCGTTTAGCTAGCTTGGCAGTGCAAGGTAATATGAATGTATAATATTGCTGTTTGACGAGTCTGGTATTTTCTTGGCAAATCTTTTTGCTGTCACAGATTTAAGTCCCAGGAAAAGTCATTAC
The genomic region above belongs to Cyclopterus lumpus isolate fCycLum1 chromosome 22, fCycLum1.pri, whole genome shotgun sequence and contains:
- the spata7 gene encoding spermatogenesis-associated protein 7 homolog — translated: MGYDEFNITMESRIGSVSSGLGCSLGVRGQHLKSSPFCTPSSSKLTQSIIKDHMVSHYKKVYSAKAAIDVSVPKSLIHSVKYNDQIRQERLRKGGRPQSAHSLSQTNSRASCSSSQSRLSVQYDDSPYLCARSSTVSSPRFISSFHAKEIVYPSFKVGSQNHSHHIRPASEIKYHSPEATSHRKQSACSLGASGDQSYYKTFQDPVQKTYSGDLLQKHSQHFTHDKPFTPKTLKSEKSSYLSQYRYYRAPRRKPTQDSTNSRLMRQETYHGSTKTKECPQDISEPSQGFNTEHEWSEDEFNGTYFSASRQQSQANQSREHDLFDSSSRFSPKGRKSPIMKSVSAEEEELMYLEFISAVTEDILSRAYISDRFLDRVIKRHIDMNRHHLDVGKMRHLLEVLRKDFEESTNTPTSSTEPEKKENDLLDSFLPHLESGGEEVKTKKDSGLFPYASIIEHCNTADYADPLLVSTPLCSPETTAVSPIKANEEEGVDDNRERGIGSPWLGEPVSDNAGIGDEDPQTQIGTTSKEVSDENHEYNTITSEERVHRDQAEVSYDGQTKELEDLGRSLSESLHVSSNTHQDNAETATEQHTDTVASVSDDEF